One stretch of Lasioglossum baleicum unplaced genomic scaffold, iyLasBale1 scaffold0065, whole genome shotgun sequence DNA includes these proteins:
- the LOC143219731 gene encoding uncharacterized protein LOC143219731, with product MRNIKSEKRTRLNDASLSSAMRTATSHIPFDISDIPRPLRGARRAAGGRRRREQPQACGVSSVPTTALETQKQLIGALKAGGFTLRKWTANDPRLLDHLSPEHVASSSEHAFEKVFTLLGLRWQSAGDFFLFNLKPRDPQVTITKRQVLKEMASVYDPLGFLAPVIVTAKVFLQTLWLLKLDWDDPLPLAQTKYWASYSHSLAEISTVRMPRWMGISHKHVLEIHGFADASEKAYAGVVYFRTMATEARPLVRLVTAKTKVAPLQQLHDAKIYLWSDSTIVLSWLQGRPSRWKTFVANRVSEIQNLFPPDVWHHIRSKENPADPASRGLNGDSLVNNTLWWHGPSLLSTTTLEFKEYYPTVLDTEEERRPEKTVLNTTLAVATPTEPTDLLNRYSSFTRLLRSVAWCLRFIKCARRTSALKDICLRTEELDNARLTIVRCEQRRFFCTEIACLETSQSSLRGPLARLSPFLDERGILRVGGRLKHSLLDYDEKHPIIIPEKSHVTSLIINYFHERLLHGGTQITLYNLRRSYWIPRGRRAVRQQIHGCLKCWRWRAKTADQKMSDQPASRVTPTRPFYHTGVDYAGPFTTKFSPGRGARTLLAESGTNWIFNPPAAPHFGGIWEAAVKSVKYHLRRVIGETLLTFEEMSTLLTQIEACLNSRPITPLTDEPSDLTALTPAHFLIGSPLTAIPEPSLTDVRSSRLKRWQMIQQQRDHFWDRWSFEYLQTLQQRTKWTKEQPNLKPGDLCLILNEATPPTRWPLGRVEQVHAGADGLVRVVTVRTATSVLARPIAKICLLPAVTETADL from the exons ATGCGAAATATTAAATCGGAAAAGCGCACCCGGTTGAATGACGCTTCTTTATCGTCTGCGATGCGAACCGCGACATCTCATATTCCGTTTGATATATCTGATATTCCGA ggccgttacggggagcgagacgtgcGGCCGGTGGAAGGAGGCGGCGCGAGCAGCCACAGGCCTGCGGAGTCtcatccgtgccgaccactgctcTAGAAACTCAAAAACAATTAATTGGCGCCCTCAAGGCGGGCGGTTTCACTTTGAGGAAGTGGACTGCCAATGACCCAAGGTTGCTAGACCATCTGTCACCTGAGCACGTTGCTTCCTCAAGCGAACACGCCTTTGAAAAGGTCTTCACATTGCTGGGATTACGGTGGCAGTCAGCTGGGGACTTCTTCCTCTTCAACTTAAAACCTCGCGACCCCCAGGTCACTATCACTAAACGACAGGTGTTGAAGGAGATGGCCTCGGTCTACGATCCGCTAGGTTTCCTGGCTCCAGTTATTGTTACGGCAAAAGTATTCCTGCAAACTCTTTGGCTTCTAAAACTCGATTGGGatgatcccctccccctcgcgcAGACCAAATACTGGGCTTCCTATTCACATAGTCTCGCCGAGATTTCGACTGTCAGGATGCCTCGCTGGATGGGTATCAGTCATAAACACGTGCTCGAGATACACGGATTTGCGGATGCCTCGGAGAAAGCTTATGCCGGTGTTGTTTACTTTCGCACAATGGCAACCGAAGCTAGGCCGCTCGTGAGATTAGTCACGGCAAAAACGAAGGTAGCCCCCCTCCAACAG TTGCACGACGCTAAAATATACCTTTGGTCGGACTCTACCATTGTACTTAGCTGGCTTCAAGGTCGACCTTCCAGAtggaaaacgtttgtagctaatAGAGTTTCGGAAATCCAAAACCTCTTTCCTCCCGATGTTTGGCATCACATTCGCTCTAAAGAAAACCCCGCTGACCCCGCTTCTCGGGGTTTAAACGGTGACTCCCTGGTCAATAACACTCTCTGGTGGCATGGACCTTCCCTCCTCTCCACCACTACCCTTGAGTTCAAGGAATACTATCCGACAGTTTTGGACACGGAGGAGGAAAGACGCCCAGAAAAAACGGTACTTAATACCACTTTAGCTGTCGCGACTCCCACCGAACCGACGGATTTGCTCAATCGATACTCGTCCTTCACGCGCCTCTTGCGTTCCGTTGCTTGGTGTCTGCGTTTCATCAAATGCGCGCGAAGGACCTCCGCCTTAAAGGATATTTGTCTTCGTACCGAAGAACTTGACAACGCGAGACTTACTATCGTTCGGTGCGAGCAGCGCCGTTTTTTTTGTACTGAGATTGCTTGTTTAGAAACTTCGCAGTCCTCTCTCCGGGGACCTCTCGCTCGACTCAGTCCATTTCTGGATGAGCGGGGTATTTTGCGTGTCGGCGGTCGACTGAAACATTCTCTACTGGATTATGATGAAAAACATCCGATCATAATTCCTGAAAAAAGCCATGTTACCTCGCTTATAATCAATTATTTCCACGAGAGATTGTTACATGGCGGTACTCAAATCACCCTGTACAATTTACGTCGGTCGTATTGGATCCCGCGCGGTCGTCGAGCGGTTCGACAACAAATACACGGATGTTTAAAATGCTGGAGATGGCGCGCGAAAACTGCCGATCAAAAAATGAGCGATCAACCCGCCTCGCGCGTGACACCTACTCGCCCTTTCTACCATACGGGCGTAGATTATGCTGGACCTTTTACTACTAAATTCTCTCCTGGACGTGGCGCCCGGACAT TGTTAGCTGAATCCGGGACTAACTGGATATTCAACCCTCCTGCTGCTCCGCATTTCGGAGGAATCTGGGAGGCAGCGGTCAAGTCGGTGAAGTACCATCTTCGTCGCGTAATAGGTGAGACTCTCCTCACTTTTGAGGAGATGTCGACTCTATTAACTCAAATAGAAGCTTGCTTAAACTCTCGACCAATCACTCCTTTAACTGATGAGCCTAGCGATCTCACCGCCTTGACCCCAGCCCACTTTCTAATAGGCTCTCCCCTAACGGCTATTCCGGAACCATCGCTGACGGATGTTCGATCCTCGAGGTTAAAACGTTGGCAAATGATTCAGCAACAACGAGATCACTTTTGGGATCGCTGGTCCTTCGAGTATTTGCAGACCTTGCAGCAAAGGACGAAATGGACGAAGGAGCAGCCTAACTTAAAGCCTGGGGACTTGTGCCTCATTCTAAATGAAGCTACTCCACCTACACGATGGCCGTTGGGGAGAGTCGAGCAAGTTCATGCCGGTGCCGATGGACTCGTCCGAGTCGTAACCGTGCGCACTGCCACGTCTGTACTTGCTCGGCCTATTGCGAAAATTTGCCTCCTTCCAGCCGTTACTGAGACCGCCGATCTTTAA